A genome region from Myroides fluvii includes the following:
- a CDS encoding Nif3-like dinuclear metal center hexameric protein: MKVKNIIPILEELAPLGYAEDFDNVGLLVGNMEQEVSGILVCHDALEAVVEEAIEQNCNFIVCFHPILFSGLKKITGKNYVERAVIKAIKNDIAIYAIHTALDNHQEGVNKIFCNTLGLENPRILIPKANYIQKLVTYVPIQDTEKVRQALFAVGAGAIGNYNHCSFVSEGKGSFKGNEKSSPVIGQVGIEEVVAEHKVEVTYEKHLQGKILEALFQSHPYEEVAYEIYNLENKLQNVGMGMIGELKEPMDELAFLQLLKQQTGTGGIRHSALLNKPIQKVAVLGGSGSFAIKAAIQQKADAFITADLKYHQFYEAENQLVLADIGHFESERYTKNYIVEFLSKKMTNFAVILSTVNTNPVNYL, from the coding sequence ATGAAAGTAAAAAATATTATTCCCATTTTAGAAGAGTTAGCACCTTTGGGCTATGCAGAAGATTTTGACAACGTTGGTTTGTTGGTGGGAAATATGGAACAAGAAGTAAGTGGGATTTTAGTTTGTCACGATGCATTGGAAGCAGTAGTGGAAGAAGCAATAGAACAAAATTGTAACTTCATTGTTTGTTTTCATCCCATTCTGTTTTCAGGATTGAAAAAGATCACAGGAAAGAACTACGTTGAACGCGCGGTGATCAAAGCCATCAAAAATGACATTGCTATTTATGCGATTCACACGGCCTTAGATAATCACCAAGAAGGAGTAAACAAGATCTTTTGCAACACGTTGGGATTGGAAAATCCCCGTATTCTTATTCCTAAAGCTAATTATATTCAGAAATTAGTAACCTATGTACCGATACAAGATACAGAAAAAGTACGTCAAGCGTTATTTGCTGTAGGAGCAGGAGCAATAGGTAATTACAACCATTGTAGCTTTGTATCGGAAGGAAAGGGAAGTTTTAAAGGCAATGAAAAGAGCAGTCCTGTTATTGGTCAAGTTGGGATAGAAGAGGTTGTGGCAGAACACAAAGTAGAAGTAACCTATGAGAAACACTTACAAGGAAAAATTTTAGAGGCTTTATTTCAATCGCATCCGTATGAGGAAGTGGCTTATGAAATCTACAACCTCGAAAATAAATTGCAAAATGTAGGAATGGGAATGATTGGGGAACTCAAAGAGCCTATGGATGAATTGGCGTTTTTACAACTGCTAAAACAACAAACGGGTACAGGAGGAATTCGCCACAGCGCTTTGTTAAACAAACCAATTCAAAAAGTAGCCGTATTAGGTGGTTCAGGAAGTTTCGCAATAAAAGCGGCTATCCAACAAAAAGCAGATGCATTTATCACCGCAGATTTAAAATACCACCAATTTTATGAAGCTGAAAATCAGCTTGTTTTGGCTGATATTGGCCATTTTGAGAGTGAAAGATATACAAAAAATTATATAGTTGAGTTTCTTTCAAAAAAAATGACTAATTTTGCAGTTATTTTATCAACAGTAAATACGAATCCAGTTAACTACTTATAA
- a CDS encoding tetratricopeptide repeat protein gives MFHSTPKEEAYLPLVAGLILAPAVITLPFSTKLQQPDYFVYLPIPAIVFTLGLGIYIFLARKKGAIAPDIRSIFYRGLVISIISSFFLYTPESFKPYRKVLLALNNGNTFISNNILMMDNTYESEAAIDENNCDIAISFALKANQYARLLVEKTEMEEQNFQTREFIFHELLKDNIEDISIETIQMLYQYEGEEHLYPISRTYSTLFKAYFCKAETLYSAKQYKEALSHYVQAYKYLTIPTIKSIYWQEQKSDALNMIGHCYRQLNKIDLAGYFYVSAFDNYSKATNKTEIDLTSASYIGNMAFMVSAQNGFTESNQILEMINTALLKEKQTPEHSKIILNNYQGQIYNYLAIDSLQQVFTYITKAQELVEKNSTLSCSIQLSLAYYQFKSNLFKQAETTIKDCIRCFEEAPSSNKLKGFEAQSVLGQIQFALGQFEEAKEQLTLVLDVIEKSRGKTNELYAYDSNILGDLNKVLGHYSLAAQNYQTALDLYNSGQIMQTHNIPLVLAGLSDLALLQGNLVKAQLLIDESLDIASTSIIPNSVNMATLYSHAAHVAYHRGNLTTADTLYQKVVLIADSYNLSTSLLKANSLNGLGLVEMNRKNYSTADQHFRKSLLIHQNIVSDQSPYTAQVYLNYGILNLREGKLTEAQTKLHQALKINQQFFKADHPIFGDLHVAFGDLAHKQGQAQTAQVNYTKALGIYTKYFNDTHWKIKEVQQKLK, from the coding sequence ATGTTTCATTCCACACCAAAGGAAGAAGCCTATCTACCTTTAGTTGCTGGATTAATCTTAGCTCCTGCTGTTATTACTTTGCCTTTTTCAACAAAGCTACAACAACCAGACTATTTTGTATACCTACCTATTCCTGCTATTGTCTTCACACTTGGATTAGGCATTTATATATTTTTAGCTAGAAAAAAAGGAGCAATTGCCCCAGATATTCGATCCATTTTTTATCGAGGATTAGTAATTTCGATCATCAGTTCCTTTTTTTTATACACTCCAGAATCATTCAAGCCCTATCGAAAAGTGTTACTTGCTCTAAATAATGGAAATACTTTTATAAGCAATAATATTTTGATGATGGACAATACCTATGAATCAGAAGCTGCTATTGACGAAAACAATTGTGATATTGCAATTAGCTTTGCTTTAAAAGCGAATCAATATGCCAGGCTACTCGTCGAAAAAACAGAAATGGAAGAACAAAATTTCCAAACAAGAGAATTTATTTTTCACGAGCTGCTGAAAGACAACATCGAAGACATTAGTATCGAAACAATTCAAATGCTTTACCAATACGAAGGTGAAGAGCATCTATATCCCATCAGTAGAACGTATTCGACACTCTTTAAAGCCTATTTTTGCAAGGCTGAAACACTTTATAGTGCTAAGCAATATAAAGAAGCCCTCTCTCACTATGTACAAGCTTATAAATACTTGACAATTCCAACGATTAAATCTATTTACTGGCAAGAGCAAAAATCAGATGCTTTAAACATGATTGGACATTGTTACAGACAATTGAATAAAATTGATCTTGCGGGTTATTTCTATGTTAGTGCCTTTGATAATTATAGCAAAGCAACAAATAAAACAGAAATTGATTTAACCTCTGCCTCTTATATTGGCAATATGGCTTTTATGGTGAGTGCTCAAAATGGCTTTACCGAATCAAATCAAATCCTTGAGATGATTAATACCGCTTTGCTCAAAGAAAAGCAAACACCCGAACACAGCAAAATTATTTTAAACAACTATCAAGGTCAAATTTACAACTACCTAGCTATCGATAGTTTACAGCAAGTGTTTACCTATATTACTAAGGCACAAGAGCTAGTTGAAAAAAATAGTACGCTATCTTGTAGCATACAGCTCAGTCTCGCTTATTATCAGTTTAAATCCAACCTATTTAAACAAGCAGAAACAACCATTAAAGATTGTATTCGCTGTTTTGAAGAAGCCCCCTCCTCCAATAAACTAAAAGGATTTGAGGCACAATCAGTGCTAGGGCAGATTCAATTTGCTTTGGGACAGTTTGAAGAGGCGAAAGAGCAATTAACGTTAGTCTTGGATGTGATCGAAAAATCTAGGGGCAAAACGAACGAACTTTATGCATATGATTCAAACATTCTCGGAGATTTAAATAAAGTACTTGGCCACTACTCCCTTGCGGCTCAAAACTATCAAACCGCTTTAGATTTATACAACAGTGGACAAATTATGCAAACACATAATATTCCGTTGGTATTAGCGGGGTTATCAGATCTAGCTTTACTTCAGGGTAACCTTGTAAAAGCACAACTATTAATTGATGAATCTCTTGACATTGCTTCAACGTCCATCATTCCCAATTCGGTAAATATGGCAACTTTGTACAGCCATGCTGCCCACGTTGCATACCATCGAGGTAACCTAACAACAGCGGATACCTTATATCAAAAAGTTGTCCTCATTGCAGACAGCTATAATCTTTCTACTTCCTTGCTCAAAGCAAACTCACTCAATGGTTTAGGACTTGTTGAGATGAATCGAAAAAACTATTCAACTGCGGATCAACATTTCCGAAAATCATTACTGATTCATCAAAACATCGTATCAGATCAAAGTCCGTACACCGCTCAAGTGTATTTAAACTACGGTATTTTAAATCTAAGAGAGGGAAAATTAACTGAGGCTCAAACAAAATTACATCAAGCCTTAAAAATCAACCAGCAATTTTTCAAAGCCGATCACCCTATCTTTGGCGATTTACACGTTGCCTTTGGTGATTTAGCTCATAAACAGGGACAAGCCCAAACAGCTCAAGTGAACTACACCAAAGCCTTGGGAATTTATACCAAATACTTTAACGATACACATTGGAAAATAAAAGAGGTTCAACAAAAACTAAAATAA
- the lpxK gene encoding tetraacyldisaccharide 4'-kinase, whose amino-acid sequence MKLLRILLFPFAILYGLITNIRNWFYTIGIFKRTSFAIPSIVVGNLSVGGTGKTPMVEYIIRLLKDQYQTTTLSRGYKRKSEGFFLADAQTTMEQIGDEPFQYHCKFDNINVAVDAKRVNGVENILQRKPNTEVIVLDDAFQHLAFQGGLYILLTTYDDPYFEDFILPTGNLRESRQGAKRADIIVMTKCPKDLSEAKQKSITQELHLKQGQLSFFTYIDFSKIAYSKSDSVEVTRLIQDDFILVAGIAKPQSFFDHLKKEDTLCLTFPDHHHFSPADLELILNKAQGKKIITTEKDYVRLQGLLPESQLFYLPIQTAFLNNSEAFDTKILNYVGESTRNRSVHH is encoded by the coding sequence ATGAAATTACTGCGTATCCTTCTTTTTCCCTTTGCCATCTTGTATGGTTTGATTACCAATATACGAAATTGGTTTTATACAATAGGTATCTTCAAACGTACCTCCTTTGCTATTCCATCTATTGTGGTTGGAAACCTCAGCGTGGGGGGAACGGGAAAAACGCCCATGGTGGAATACATCATTCGCTTGTTGAAAGATCAATACCAAACCACTACCTTGAGTCGAGGGTATAAAAGAAAGAGTGAAGGATTCTTCTTGGCCGATGCCCAAACAACCATGGAGCAGATTGGCGACGAACCTTTTCAGTACCACTGTAAGTTTGACAACATCAACGTTGCAGTGGATGCTAAGCGCGTGAACGGGGTTGAGAATATCTTGCAACGCAAACCCAATACAGAAGTAATTGTGTTGGATGATGCCTTTCAACACCTCGCTTTTCAAGGGGGATTATACATCCTGCTCACCACCTATGACGATCCGTATTTTGAGGATTTTATACTGCCTACTGGAAATTTACGCGAATCAAGACAAGGAGCCAAACGCGCTGATATCATCGTGATGACCAAATGCCCCAAAGACCTCAGCGAAGCAAAACAAAAAAGCATAACACAAGAATTACATCTAAAGCAAGGACAATTGTCTTTTTTTACGTATATTGATTTTAGTAAAATTGCATATTCAAAGTCTGATTCAGTGGAGGTTACTCGATTAATTCAGGACGACTTTATCTTAGTGGCAGGCATTGCAAAACCACAATCCTTTTTTGATCACCTCAAAAAAGAAGATACATTGTGTTTAACCTTTCCTGACCATCATCATTTTTCGCCTGCAGATCTTGAACTAATTTTGAATAAAGCACAAGGAAAGAAAATCATCACCACGGAAAAGGATTACGTTCGACTCCAAGGTCTTCTTCCTGAAAGCCAATTATTTTATTTACCTATTCAAACTGCTTTCTTAAACAATAGCGAAGCGTTTGATACTAAAATTTTAAACTATGTGGGAGAAAGTACAAGAAACCGTTCAGTTCATCATTGA
- a CDS encoding purine-nucleoside phosphorylase, giving the protein MWEKVQETVQFIIEKTNFKPEIGIVLGSGLGNLTADIAIEHEISYADIPNFPVSTVQGHKGALIFGTLGGKKIVAMQGRFHYYEGYDIKTTVFPIRVMKYLGVETLIVSNASGGVNPSFKVGDIMIIKDHINAFPDHPLRGHNDERFGPRFVNMNEVYTKSIIEQAKTIAQAKNYDIKEGVYYGLQGPTFETLAEYKMVKAVGGDCVGMSTVPEVIVARHMDMKIFGISVISDMGNEEGIADVNHDEVLKAVQAAEPIARDLINTLVSKL; this is encoded by the coding sequence ATGTGGGAGAAAGTACAAGAAACCGTTCAGTTCATCATTGAAAAAACGAATTTTAAACCTGAAATTGGTATTGTTTTAGGTTCTGGATTGGGTAATCTAACCGCGGATATCGCCATCGAACATGAGATTTCGTATGCTGATATTCCCAATTTTCCAGTATCGACAGTTCAAGGACACAAAGGGGCTTTGATTTTTGGAACGTTAGGTGGTAAAAAGATTGTTGCTATGCAAGGTCGTTTTCACTACTACGAAGGATACGATATCAAAACTACGGTATTTCCCATTCGCGTAATGAAATACTTAGGTGTAGAAACGCTAATTGTTTCCAATGCTTCTGGAGGAGTTAACCCTTCGTTTAAAGTAGGAGATATCATGATTATCAAAGATCACATCAACGCTTTTCCCGATCATCCTTTACGCGGTCACAATGACGAGCGTTTTGGTCCGCGTTTTGTCAATATGAACGAAGTGTACACCAAGAGCATTATTGAACAAGCCAAAACAATTGCACAAGCCAAAAATTACGATATTAAAGAAGGGGTTTACTATGGTTTACAAGGCCCTACATTCGAAACTTTAGCAGAATACAAAATGGTAAAAGCAGTAGGTGGAGATTGTGTGGGAATGTCAACCGTGCCGGAAGTAATTGTTGCCCGTCACATGGACATGAAAATATTTGGTATTTCTGTAATTTCCGATATGGGAAATGAAGAGGGAATTGCTGACGTCAACCACGACGAGGTTTTAAAAGCAGTACAAGCGGCTGAACCTATTGCTCGTGACTTAATCAATACGTTGGTTTCTAAATTATAA
- a CDS encoding MutS-related protein yields the protein MEIYAKRHALFQDKYNEIRKKYKLVGALRLLAFLGIVYCFYLSVSRADYQYLYVTGGLVVVFLVFLRIHASYSWKMRYAEALMQINQEEDVFLKKDQWVFEDGAEFHTPDHPYTFDLDIFGPKSIYQYLNRTASYKGKEYLATLLKSRGNKQDILKNQEVIKELSQKVEWRQEIYAYSKLSNLNKEAYERLKTWSESKVKELSKVSLVLAYVLPLIFVIASIGFFIDSTNIVWGYIASTVFSFNLISALSKVRTIQIELGGVEKIHETIESYSSIIKRIEKEEFATERMKAYLKEIKSDSFKASTELKKLSRLFEQLETVANLFVSILFNGLFQFHVHVLHKFLKWKKEKGGLVLTVIDIVGEVEAFNSLGNYSYNNRSYTFPVLNDTKQMSFQNLGHPLLNAKKRVTNDIDFSNQRFVILTGSNMSGKSTFLRTIGVNLVLAGIGAPICATKATFFPLPLLVSMRLTDSLEDSESYFYAEVKRLKMIIEQVQSESCFVLLDEILRGTNSDDKQSGTIGVILKLIREQTYGMIATHDLEVCNTTHDHPAILMNKCFEVEIKNDDLHFDYKIRDGICQNKNATFIMKKMQIIDS from the coding sequence ATGGAAATTTACGCTAAGAGACACGCTCTTTTTCAAGATAAATACAATGAAATTAGAAAAAAATACAAATTAGTAGGTGCCTTGCGTTTACTTGCCTTTTTGGGAATTGTTTATTGTTTTTATTTGTCCGTTTCTCGTGCGGATTACCAGTATTTGTATGTAACAGGCGGTTTGGTTGTTGTATTCCTTGTTTTCTTGCGTATCCACGCTTCTTACTCGTGGAAAATGCGTTATGCCGAAGCTTTAATGCAGATTAACCAAGAAGAAGATGTTTTTCTGAAAAAAGATCAATGGGTTTTTGAAGATGGAGCCGAATTTCATACGCCTGATCATCCCTATACCTTTGACTTGGATATTTTTGGACCTAAATCCATCTACCAATACCTCAATAGAACCGCCTCCTATAAAGGAAAGGAATATTTAGCTACGCTTTTAAAAAGCAGAGGTAATAAGCAAGATATCCTTAAGAATCAGGAAGTGATTAAAGAATTATCTCAGAAAGTAGAATGGCGACAAGAGATTTACGCCTATAGTAAATTATCCAATCTAAACAAAGAAGCGTATGAGCGATTGAAAACCTGGAGTGAATCCAAGGTTAAGGAACTAAGTAAAGTTTCTTTAGTTTTAGCCTATGTATTGCCTTTGATTTTTGTTATCGCTTCTATCGGATTTTTTATTGATTCGACCAATATCGTTTGGGGGTACATCGCTTCAACTGTTTTCTCCTTTAACTTAATCAGTGCACTTTCTAAAGTACGAACGATTCAAATTGAACTAGGAGGAGTTGAAAAAATACACGAAACCATTGAGAGTTATAGCTCCATCATCAAGCGAATCGAAAAAGAAGAATTCGCTACGGAACGCATGAAAGCCTATTTGAAAGAAATTAAAAGCGATTCTTTTAAGGCGAGTACAGAATTAAAGAAATTATCGCGCTTGTTTGAGCAATTGGAAACCGTAGCTAATTTATTTGTTTCGATTTTGTTTAATGGCTTGTTTCAGTTTCACGTACACGTGCTGCATAAGTTCTTGAAATGGAAAAAAGAAAAAGGAGGATTAGTATTAACTGTTATTGATATTGTGGGAGAGGTAGAGGCTTTTAACTCTCTTGGAAACTATTCTTATAACAACAGAAGTTATACCTTTCCTGTGTTGAATGATACCAAACAAATGTCGTTTCAAAACTTGGGACATCCCTTGCTAAATGCCAAGAAACGCGTGACGAATGACATAGATTTTTCCAATCAGCGCTTTGTAATTCTAACGGGATCGAATATGTCCGGAAAGAGTACGTTTTTGAGAACGATAGGAGTGAACCTCGTTTTAGCGGGAATCGGAGCTCCTATTTGCGCTACAAAAGCAACCTTCTTTCCGCTGCCTTTGCTGGTTTCTATGCGATTGACCGACTCTTTAGAAGACAGTGAGTCTTACTTCTATGCGGAGGTAAAACGCCTAAAAATGATTATCGAACAAGTGCAAAGCGAATCGTGTTTTGTTTTGTTGGATGAAATTTTGAGAGGAACCAATTCAGACGATAAACAAAGTGGAACCATTGGAGTAATTCTCAAGCTAATTCGCGAGCAAACCTATGGCATGATTGCTACGCACGACTTAGAAGTGTGTAATACTACCCATGATCATCCCGCTATCTTGATGAATAAGTGCTTTGAGGTAGAAATCAAGAATGATGATTTGCATTTCGATTACAAAATAAGAGATGGGATTTGCCAAAATAAAAATGCAACCTTCATTATGAAGAAAATGCAGATTATTGATAGTTAG
- a CDS encoding DoxX family protein, which translates to MNRKVDTGLLISRIAIGFPMLFYGIGKMIHGIGFIQQTLVDKGLPAFLGYGVYVGEVIAPILLLLGWRTRLAGAVFAINCVTAILLVQSAAIFSLNENGGWQIELLMLYALVALSLFFTGGGKYALSTTHQWD; encoded by the coding sequence ATGAATAGAAAAGTAGACACAGGTCTTTTGATTAGTAGAATTGCCATTGGATTTCCCATGTTGTTTTACGGAATTGGCAAAATGATCCACGGCATTGGTTTTATCCAACAAACTTTGGTTGATAAAGGATTACCCGCTTTTTTGGGTTATGGAGTGTACGTAGGGGAAGTGATAGCTCCCATTTTATTGCTTTTAGGATGGAGAACGCGTTTGGCGGGTGCTGTTTTTGCGATAAATTGTGTGACGGCCATTTTATTAGTGCAAAGCGCAGCCATCTTTAGCCTAAATGAAAATGGCGGTTGGCAAATCGAGCTCTTAATGCTTTATGCTTTAGTTGCCCTTAGTTTGTTTTTTACTGGTGGAGGGAAATACGCATTATCGACAACCCATCAATGGGATTAA
- a CDS encoding Crp/Fnr family transcriptional regulator: MQENHVEVLLTHLKQTIVLNEQEIQRISEVVELVSLKRKELLLQPGQLSQHMRFIAQGSARCYYLDENSQEHTLQIGIEEWWINDLYSFLTQRESKLFIQAIEPAVIVQISRENLEQLYTEIPAISTFFRLKIQSAYVALQERTIENMSTDVYTRYQRFIKEYRNIEQRVPQYMIASYLGVTPEFLSYLKKKHLDSLS, encoded by the coding sequence ATGCAAGAGAATCATGTAGAAGTGCTGTTAACTCACTTAAAGCAGACTATTGTTTTAAATGAACAAGAAATACAGCGAATTAGCGAGGTAGTAGAGCTTGTATCGCTCAAGCGAAAAGAACTGCTATTACAGCCAGGACAATTATCACAACATATGCGATTTATTGCGCAAGGAAGTGCGCGTTGTTATTATCTCGATGAAAATTCACAAGAACACACCCTGCAAATCGGAATCGAAGAGTGGTGGATCAATGACTTATACAGCTTTTTGACTCAAAGAGAATCCAAACTGTTTATTCAAGCCATCGAACCCGCTGTGATTGTTCAAATTAGTAGAGAAAATCTCGAGCAATTGTACACTGAAATTCCCGCTATTTCTACCTTCTTTCGATTAAAAATACAAAGTGCTTATGTCGCCCTACAAGAGCGAACGATTGAAAACATGAGCACCGATGTTTATACGCGTTATCAGCGATTTATCAAAGAATACCGCAACATCGAACAACGGGTGCCCCAATATATGATTGCTTCATACTTGGGCGTAACCCCCGAATTTTTGAGTTACCTCAAGAAAAAACACCTAGACAGTCTTTCTTAA
- a CDS encoding type II toxin-antitoxin system HipA family toxin yields MVTTAFVSVYGQRVGAVAWDPERAMALFEYDPKFNLEQLPIAPIKMPVKNKIYSFPEFRDNETFKGMPGLLADALPDRYGKELINAWLARQGRPDNSLNPVELLCFIGKRGMGALEFEPVLTKEVPSYEVELTELIETTKALLAKKENIVLTTKQKMEDVMMDILKMGTSAGGARPKAIIAYNEKTGQIKSGQTLVDEGFEHWLIKFDEVSDVQFGTSTGYGRIEMAYYKMATDFGIEMMESRLIEENKRVHFMTKRFDRLEGNQKIHSQTLCALQHYDFANITSYSYEQVFQTMRQLRLSYVEAEQMFKRMVFNVLARNCDDHTKNFSFLMTKEGKWKLAPAYDICFAYRPDSTWVSQHNLSINGKRKNITREDFLRVAEQNSIRNPNEVINSCLAVTSQWRTYASAYQVEQEKMTAIEQILIQMLD; encoded by the coding sequence ATGGTAACTACCGCTTTTGTTTCCGTGTATGGACAGCGTGTAGGGGCTGTAGCCTGGGATCCAGAAAGAGCGATGGCTCTTTTTGAATATGATCCCAAATTCAATTTGGAACAACTTCCCATAGCTCCGATCAAAATGCCTGTTAAAAATAAGATTTACAGCTTTCCTGAATTTAGAGACAATGAAACCTTCAAAGGTATGCCTGGTTTATTAGCAGATGCCTTACCCGATCGTTACGGGAAAGAGTTAATCAACGCTTGGTTAGCTAGACAAGGGCGTCCAGATAATAGTTTAAATCCGGTAGAATTATTGTGTTTTATTGGAAAACGTGGGATGGGAGCTTTGGAGTTTGAACCCGTCTTAACAAAAGAAGTTCCTTCTTATGAGGTGGAATTAACAGAATTAATTGAAACCACTAAAGCACTGTTAGCGAAGAAGGAAAATATCGTTCTCACTACCAAACAGAAGATGGAAGATGTGATGATGGATATATTGAAAATGGGTACATCTGCTGGAGGAGCCCGCCCTAAGGCTATTATTGCCTATAATGAAAAAACAGGGCAAATTAAATCAGGGCAGACTTTGGTTGATGAAGGTTTTGAACATTGGTTGATTAAATTTGATGAGGTTAGTGATGTACAATTCGGTACATCAACAGGTTATGGACGCATAGAAATGGCCTATTACAAAATGGCAACTGATTTTGGGATTGAAATGATGGAATCGAGATTGATTGAAGAAAATAAGCGCGTACATTTTATGACCAAACGCTTCGATCGTCTCGAGGGAAATCAAAAGATTCACAGTCAAACGCTTTGTGCGTTGCAACATTACGATTTTGCCAATATTACCTCGTATAGCTATGAACAGGTTTTTCAAACCATGCGACAATTGAGATTGTCTTATGTGGAAGCAGAACAAATGTTTAAGCGAATGGTATTTAATGTGTTGGCGCGAAACTGCGATGATCACACCAAAAATTTTTCTTTTTTGATGACAAAAGAAGGCAAATGGAAGTTAGCACCTGCTTATGATATTTGCTTCGCTTATCGCCCTGATAGTACTTGGGTCAGTCAACATAATCTAAGTATCAACGGAAAGAGAAAAAATATCACGCGAGAAGATTTTTTGCGCGTTGCAGAACAAAATTCAATTCGCAACCCAAATGAAGTGATTAATTCCTGTTTAGCGGTAACAAGCCAATGGAGAACCTATGCTTCTGCTTATCAAGTAGAGCAAGAAAAAATGACCGCGATTGAACAAATACTGATTCAAATGTTAGATTAG
- a CDS encoding helix-turn-helix domain-containing protein, which translates to MNDIVNIDLLSDKAIMKRIGLFIQQTRIDQNQTQAEVATQAAISRSTLSLIERGDNISLTNLIKILRTLNALYVLKSFEVIEELSPLKLAKGEIKRRKRASKIQEENPNNTDLGW; encoded by the coding sequence ATGAATGATATAGTAAACATTGATTTGCTTTCTGATAAAGCGATTATGAAAAGAATAGGTTTATTCATTCAACAAACGCGAATTGATCAAAACCAAACGCAAGCTGAAGTAGCTACTCAAGCGGCTATTAGTCGTTCTACACTGAGTTTAATAGAACGTGGAGATAATATATCGCTAACAAACTTAATTAAAATCCTCCGTACGTTAAACGCCTTGTATGTGTTGAAATCATTTGAAGTGATTGAAGAACTAAGTCCGTTGAAGTTAGCAAAAGGGGAAATAAAAAGGCGAAAACGCGCATCGAAAATACAAGAAGAAAACCCGAATAATACTGATTTAGGATGGTAA
- a CDS encoding bleomycin resistance protein: MKSEKVKWAALVPELVVSDLTASLQFWCDYLGFTILYDRPEESFAYLTLGEAQVMLEQYDPTDRSWETGFMEKPYGRGINFQIEVEAVELILNRLQQVNYPLFIPVEERWYRADDIEFGQKQFLVQDPDGYLVRLIEDLGERQVKN; this comes from the coding sequence ATGAAAAGCGAAAAGGTAAAATGGGCAGCTTTAGTTCCCGAATTAGTTGTATCAGATCTAACCGCTAGTTTGCAATTCTGGTGTGACTATCTTGGGTTTACCATTTTATACGATCGCCCCGAAGAATCCTTTGCCTATTTGACTTTAGGAGAAGCCCAAGTGATGCTCGAACAATACGATCCAACCGACCGCAGTTGGGAAACAGGTTTTATGGAAAAACCCTATGGAAGAGGTATCAATTTTCAAATTGAAGTAGAAGCAGTTGAACTTATTCTAAATCGACTGCAACAAGTCAATTATCCGTTGTTCATTCCAGTAGAAGAACGGTGGTACAGAGCCGATGATATTGAATTCGGACAGAAACAATTTCTAGTGCAAGACCCCGATGGGTATTTGGTGCGTTTAATCGAAGACTTAGGAGAACGCCAAGTGAAAAACTAA
- a CDS encoding 5' nucleotidase, NT5C type: protein MNERDILKKPVLAIDMDEVLADSMSLVLEHYNKAHHTTWNKSGLFGKTIYECLPPSHIPFIKQLQNSETFYQEVSVIQGAQEGIAILSEKYDIYIVSAALEFPNSLPSRCTFIEKNFPEITLNKLIFCANKSLIKADYLLDDMTENLLAFGSSGFLFTAYHNAKINYPNRLNSWEEVVAKFG, encoded by the coding sequence ATGAATGAAAGAGATATTTTAAAAAAACCTGTGCTAGCTATTGATATGGATGAAGTTCTTGCAGATTCAATGTCCTTGGTATTAGAGCACTATAATAAAGCACATCACACTACTTGGAATAAATCGGGTCTTTTTGGAAAAACCATTTACGAGTGCTTACCTCCTTCTCACATCCCTTTTATCAAGCAACTACAAAATAGCGAAACGTTTTATCAAGAAGTCTCTGTTATACAAGGGGCACAAGAAGGTATCGCTATCCTTTCAGAAAAATATGACATCTATATTGTTTCAGCTGCGCTCGAATTCCCAAATTCTCTTCCTTCAAGATGTACCTTTATAGAGAAAAACTTTCCTGAAATCACACTAAACAAACTGATTTTTTGTGCCAATAAATCGTTGATTAAGGCCGATTACTTGCTAGATGATATGACAGAAAATCTGCTTGCATTTGGTTCTAGCGGTTTTTTATTTACGGCTTATCACAATGCTAAAATTAACTATCCGAATCGACTAAATTCGTGGGAGGAAGTTGTTGCGAAATTCGGTTAA